A region from the Gemmatimonadota bacterium genome encodes:
- the rimM gene encoding ribosome maturation factor RimM (Essential for efficient processing of 16S rRNA), whose translation MDPSGASAPRFLTVGHLSKVHGIRGELYVWSLTDHPDDVFVPGAAFRVGDERGRPVDVPVSQLLMNEVRPYRRGYLVRFDGVEDRTAAEFLVGHDLLLPVEQVQDLDEGEFFYHELLGAPVETVSGTAVGSVREVYELAPAHMLEVSRPGREPLLVPLSRPIVHAVERDPVRIVIDPPEGFLDL comes from the coding sequence ATGGACCCGTCCGGGGCTTCCGCGCCCCGCTTTCTCACCGTGGGCCATCTGAGCAAGGTCCACGGGATTCGCGGCGAGCTCTATGTCTGGTCCCTCACCGATCACCCGGATGACGTCTTCGTCCCGGGGGCGGCGTTCCGCGTAGGCGACGAGCGGGGGAGGCCGGTCGACGTGCCCGTGTCGCAGCTGCTGATGAACGAGGTCCGGCCCTACCGTCGCGGCTACCTGGTCCGCTTCGACGGGGTCGAAGATCGGACGGCCGCTGAGTTCCTGGTGGGGCACGACCTCCTGCTTCCCGTCGAGCAGGTGCAGGATCTGGACGAGGGCGAGTTCTTCTACCACGAGCTGTTGGGCGCTCCGGTCGAGACCGTCAGTGGCACTGCCGTGGGTTCGGTCCGGGAGGTCTACGAGCTGGCTCCGGCACACATGCTCGAGGTGAGTCGACCGGGGCGGGAGCCGCTGCTGGTGCCTCTCTCCCGTCCGATCGTACACGCGGTCGAGCGCGATCCGGTGCGCATCGTGATCGATCCTCCGGAGGGGTTCCTGGACCTCTAG
- the rpsP gene encoding 30S ribosomal protein S16, with amino-acid sequence MAVRIRLRRMGRKKQPHYRIVVADSASPRDGRFVETLGYYKPLSSPARVVVDLERVDFWVAQGALPSNTVRSLLSKARSGGDGKIAVGAPDVEAEKAAKAAQVEAKRKKEAEAAATAAAEAAAAEAAAQAEAEAAAAEESGEAEAEPAAEA; translated from the coding sequence ATGGCCGTTCGCATCCGACTCCGGCGCATGGGCCGGAAGAAGCAACCGCACTACCGCATCGTGGTCGCAGACAGCGCCTCCCCCCGGGACGGACGCTTCGTCGAGACGCTCGGGTACTACAAGCCGCTCAGCTCGCCTGCGCGCGTGGTCGTCGACCTGGAGCGGGTGGACTTCTGGGTGGCCCAGGGCGCGCTGCCCTCGAACACCGTGAGGTCGCTCCTCTCCAAGGCGCGTTCCGGCGGGGACGGCAAGATCGCCGTGGGCGCTCCGGACGTGGAAGCCGAGAAGGCGGCCAAGGCCGCCCAGGTCGAGGCGAAGCGCAAGAAGGAGGCTGAGGCCGCGGCGACGGCTGCTGCGGAGGCGGCGGCGGCCGAAGCGGCTGCCCAGGCCGAGGCGGAAGCCGCGGCTGCCGAGGAGTCCGGCGAGGCGGAGGCCGAGCCCGCTGCGGAAGCCTGA
- the ffh gene encoding signal recognition particle protein, translating to MFDELGQKLDTVLGRFRQRGLLTEPMIKEGLREVRRVLLEADVNYQVTREFLTRVQARALEEPVLKSVSPGQQIVKIVHDELAHLLGDERPTLRWAASPPTVLMVVGLQGSGKTTTVAKLARRLLKEGREPLLAACDLYRPAAVEQLQTLGQKVGVPVHAGAPGTDPVEIAKQALAVAREQKRSVLVIDTAGRLQIDEAMMDELRRIKAELGPQEILLVADAMTGQEAVRIAEGFNEALALTGVILTKMDGDARGGAALSIHGVTGTPIKFVGTGEGVADLEPTDPQRLAGRILQMGDVVGLVERAAEAFDADEQARLEKKVLGKGRFTLEDFLGAMRQVQKMGPLEQVARMIPGLGKKLPTGSVDPRRIKHVEAIILSMTPSERRKPEILNGSRRARIARGSGRPVAEVNRLLKQFKEMEKFLKQMKGLVPR from the coding sequence ATGTTCGACGAGCTCGGCCAAAAGCTGGATACGGTCCTGGGGCGTTTCCGCCAGCGGGGCCTGCTCACGGAGCCCATGATCAAGGAGGGGCTGCGTGAGGTCCGGCGTGTGCTGCTGGAAGCCGACGTCAACTATCAGGTCACGCGCGAGTTCCTGACCCGTGTGCAGGCGCGGGCGCTGGAGGAGCCGGTCCTCAAGTCCGTCTCGCCCGGGCAGCAGATCGTCAAGATCGTGCACGACGAGCTCGCCCATCTCCTGGGAGACGAGCGCCCCACCCTGCGCTGGGCCGCCAGCCCGCCCACCGTGCTGATGGTGGTGGGACTGCAGGGCTCCGGGAAGACCACCACGGTCGCCAAGCTCGCGCGCCGCCTGCTCAAGGAGGGTCGGGAGCCCTTGCTGGCCGCCTGCGACCTCTACCGTCCGGCGGCCGTGGAGCAGCTCCAGACGCTCGGGCAGAAGGTCGGCGTCCCCGTGCATGCGGGCGCACCCGGAACGGATCCCGTGGAGATCGCCAAGCAGGCGCTGGCGGTGGCGCGGGAACAGAAGCGCTCGGTCCTCGTCATCGACACGGCCGGTCGGCTGCAGATCGACGAAGCGATGATGGACGAGCTGCGCCGCATCAAGGCGGAGCTGGGCCCCCAGGAGATCCTGCTGGTCGCCGACGCGATGACCGGTCAGGAGGCGGTCCGGATCGCGGAGGGCTTCAACGAGGCGCTCGCGCTGACGGGCGTGATCCTCACCAAGATGGACGGCGATGCCCGCGGTGGCGCTGCGCTCTCCATTCACGGGGTCACGGGAACGCCCATCAAATTCGTGGGGACGGGCGAAGGGGTGGCCGACCTCGAGCCGACGGATCCGCAACGCCTGGCCGGTCGCATCCTGCAGATGGGCGATGTGGTGGGCCTGGTGGAGCGGGCGGCCGAGGCCTTCGACGCCGACGAGCAGGCGCGCCTGGAGAAGAAGGTCCTGGGCAAGGGGCGCTTCACCCTCGAGGACTTCCTGGGCGCCATGCGGCAGGTGCAGAAGATGGGGCCGCTGGAGCAGGTCGCACGCATGATCCCCGGCCTGGGGAAGAAGCTCCCCACGGGCTCGGTGGACCCAAGGCGCATCAAGCACGTGGAGGCGATCATCCTCTCGATGACGCCTTCGGAGCGAAGGAAACCGGAGATCCTCAACGGATCGCGGCGGGCCCGCATCGCGCGAGGGAGCGGGCGACCGGTGGCGGAAGTGAACCGCCTGCTGAAGCAGTTCAAGGAAATGGAGAAGTTCCTCAAGCAGATGAAGGGCCTGGTGCCCCGCTGA
- a CDS encoding cytochrome c peroxidase produces the protein MRSALQFSAFLLGGGILLAGCDGTGTSPDAGSLDEALQARLTEVSQGEGLTFFLLPHADELPEIPQDPRNPLTREKVVLGRLLFHETALMNETRRPEGRFAASCSACHNAAAGFQAGRRQGIGEGGMGFGTRGEMRTRDPAYPLADLDVQPIRSPAPLNAAYQPVMLWNGQFGATGPNRGTEASWTPGTPKEANFLGYEGIETQAIAGLSVHRMGAVASSMASTHPVYRALFEAAFPGAAIDREQAGLAIAAYERTLLADRAPFQRWLRGEAAALTEAQKRGALVFFGKGGCSSCHTGPALSSMSFHALGMGDLEGAGVFLEGGADPSRPEHLGRGGFTGRPQDAYAFKVPQLYNLIEAGPLGHGGTFTTLRAVVEYKNAAVPQNARVPLDRLSPLFVPLGLTATEVDDLVRFLEEGLLDGELDRYVPSELPSGYCFPVNDPRSKVELGC, from the coding sequence ATGCGTAGCGCCCTGCAGTTTTCCGCCTTCTTGCTGGGAGGGGGGATCCTGCTCGCCGGATGCGACGGAACCGGCACCAGCCCGGATGCGGGCAGCCTGGACGAGGCCCTGCAGGCCCGGTTGACCGAGGTTTCCCAGGGGGAGGGGCTCACCTTCTTCCTCCTTCCCCACGCCGACGAGCTCCCTGAGATCCCACAGGACCCCCGGAACCCGCTCACGCGGGAGAAGGTGGTCCTGGGCCGGCTTCTCTTCCACGAGACGGCCCTCATGAACGAGACGCGGCGCCCCGAGGGACGCTTCGCCGCTTCCTGCTCCGCCTGCCACAACGCCGCCGCCGGCTTCCAGGCCGGTCGCCGCCAGGGCATCGGAGAGGGAGGGATGGGCTTCGGCACCCGGGGTGAGATGCGCACGCGCGATCCGGCCTACCCGCTGGCCGACCTCGACGTCCAGCCGATCCGCTCCCCCGCCCCGCTGAACGCAGCCTACCAGCCCGTGATGCTCTGGAACGGCCAGTTCGGGGCCACGGGCCCCAACCGCGGCACCGAGGCGTCCTGGACGCCGGGCACCCCGAAGGAGGCCAACTTCCTCGGGTACGAAGGCATCGAGACCCAAGCGATCGCGGGCCTGTCGGTCCATCGGATGGGCGCCGTCGCATCGTCGATGGCCTCGACCCACCCGGTCTATCGGGCGCTGTTCGAGGCCGCCTTCCCTGGGGCCGCCATCGATCGCGAACAGGCGGGGCTGGCCATCGCGGCCTACGAACGCACCCTCCTGGCGGACCGGGCTCCCTTCCAGCGCTGGCTGCGCGGCGAAGCCGCGGCCCTGACGGAGGCGCAGAAGCGCGGCGCTCTGGTGTTCTTCGGCAAGGGCGGGTGCTCGTCCTGCCACACGGGCCCAGCCTTGAGCAGCATGAGCTTCCACGCGCTGGGGATGGGCGACCTGGAAGGCGCTGGCGTCTTTCTCGAGGGAGGGGCGGACCCGAGCCGACCGGAGCACCTGGGCCGGGGAGGCTTCACCGGGCGGCCGCAGGATGCCTACGCCTTCAAGGTGCCCCAACTCTACAACCTGATCGAAGCCGGCCCGCTCGGGCACGGCGGGACCTTCACGACGCTGCGGGCAGTGGTCGAGTACAAGAATGCCGCGGTTCCGCAGAACGCACGGGTACCGCTCGACCGTCTCTCACCCCTCTTCGTTCCGCTGGGCCTCACCGCGACCGAGGTGGACGATCTGGTCCGGTTTCTGGAAGAGGGGCTCCTGGATGGAGAGCTCGACCGCTACGTGCCGTCGGAGCTGCCTTCCGGCTACTGCTTCCCGGTCAACGACCCACGGAGCAAGGTGGAGTTGGGCTGCTGA